ATACAAACGGACTGCATTATAGCTTGTGATTAAGAAAAAATCATCCCAGCGTAGTGCAAATAACATTCTTCGTTTTTCGAGTTAGATGAACATCAAGCACAGAATTGCGACAGCTAACTTACACCAATCTTCACAATCAAAATAAACTACTCAATTATTATATACAAGTACATAAACTGATTCATCAAATTTTGAAATCTCAATTTCTTTATCGAAAATCGCATCTGATCATTGCTCAATCAACCACAGTTTTATCAGCTCAGATTCAGACTCCATAGCACTCATTTGGTTCCAAAATCTCAATTCAGATAAGTGAATTAGAACCCTAACATTATCACAAACACATTCTAATCACAAGCATAATCTCATCtaacaatcaaaattaattttaattaaccaaaactgaaaacgagagagagagagagatacggACTGGCGGTTCTGGAGGATGGTGCTAATGTACTCGGTGAGCTGGACGACGGAGCCTATCTGGACTCGGTTGGTCTTGATTCGGTCGTTGAGCTGCGAAGAGATCATTGCATGCTGGCACGAAACGCCGTCGGAGACCATGAAACGGTACCTCTCCTGCGTGCCGATGAGCTTAATATCGACCACCTGCACCAACGGCTTCAAATTCACGTCGCCGCCTATCATCGCCGCGATGGCGTTCGGCGTCAGGTTCACCGGCATTTTGATAAACCCTAGTGATAGGCGTGTGTCGGCTCGAGGAGGACGCCGACGGCGAGGGAAGGTAGATTGGGAATTTGACGAGAGATAGACGACGGAGTGAGAGGCGGTTGTGTAATTGGCGGGGGCGTTTGGGAGGAAACgaccgagagagagagggattttGATTTTTCGAAACCGGTTTTCAGGGGTATTTGAAATTACAGTTATGTCACAGCCCTTCCTATATAGTATAGTATAGATAGGCGCTCTGGCTATTTGAAATTACAGTTATGTCACAgcccttccaattttttgtcttCTTCCCGGCGCATTTGTCCAAATTGGAATGTGTGCTTTTAAAaccatattattttttgttggaaatttattaaacaaaatctaaaatgtgaaaaaaatgattttttttttatcaaacaatataatttgttagattagtcGTCGACAAGATTCGAATTCATGCCGTTATATAAGGACTCAACTTTTTTTCATCATTGTGATAAATGACCATttgccgaaaaaaaaaattatttgaattcaTGTGAACATTCATTCTAGTCAAACTTACAGACtaaaaaataatccaaaataCAAAAGACGACTATGATTTTTTTCTAAAGAAGGTAAGAATGGCCTCATTGAATTATAAAAGTCTTGAATTATGTCTATAGTTTAAATATGAGATAAACAACTATCCATATGATTATATCAAGAGTCCAAATGATTTCTCTACTTTGCACGCCCGTTAGCGATAAATAAATATGCAACTAGTGACTCTTTGGGGACTCTTATATTATATAGGACTCACTTTTGCTCGTAAATGTTTTAGCTAAAAGAGCTTTTACTAAAAGAATTTAGAAAATTCTAATTAAGCGCCCAAGTTCTCCCTAGATAAACAGGCTTCTTCAAAAAATACTTTCGGTGGTGTAAAAGCACTTTTAATCATTCTAAAAGCAATACCAAACACGTCTTTAAATcttttcttaaattttaatttcgCCGCAGGATCAAATTCTTTCGTTTTAGTTCAGAATTGCAAGTTTAACAAAATTGAgcgaaaaaggaagaagaagaaaaatacaaaatggAGCAAAACAAGCGGCCTCAAACAAAAGACGGGAGggataaattttaaataaaaccgtCCGAGTGTAACAAAATTTGAGAAACGCATCGGCCCATATTTTGGTGCGGAAAAATTGACACAGGAAACCAATATGAATGAAGAagtcgacactccaagttacaaaagaaaaaatggatGAACATCTCGGAACATATGTGATGGACTTCAAGCCACAATCGGGACGGGGGCCTCGACCTCAGTTGGGGCTAAAAAAGGCTCTGCAACAGGGGCAGCTAGTGCCGGCCTGATATATACGTCCTCCTTCGGTTGGTGAATTGTAACAAGGTCGGGTAAGGGGGTCTTGGGGCCTTGCTTGCCCTTGGGATCCCAATCGAGCATAATCTTGACCTTTATACCAAGCACACCCTGTATGCAAATGTTTGAGGCGATCAGTTGATTAATAACGGCGAATGATTTGGACAGAACAAAACCACCCCATGAAGcacaataagaagaagaagaagaaacaggtGAGTGGGACAAACCTGTCTAAGGAGGACGTGCCTCACAGCAGAATCAATGTATTCGTTGACTGGCTGACCAGAAGAAATCATGTATCCGTCTTTGAATTTCATGGACTTGGCTCGCGCAGCCCTTAGCTTTCCACTAATGATCACCTGTTAACATACAAATATCAACTGTTAATGTACCGATAAAATCTAACATCAAGTTAAAATTGCAACAGGAAAATCATAGCTGAAAACTGCTAATGACCAACCTCACAACCCTTTGCTCCACTTTCCATGACAAATCTCAAAA
This is a stretch of genomic DNA from Malus domestica chromosome 02, GDT2T_hap1. It encodes these proteins:
- the LOC114819614 gene encoding small ribosomal subunit protein uS3z-like, which codes for MATATQMSKKRKFVADGVFFAELNEVLTRELAEDGYSGVEVRVTPMRTEIIIRATRTQNVLGEKGRRIRELTSVVQKRFKFPENSVELYAEKVNNRGLCAIAQAESLRYKLLGGLAVRRACYGVLRFVMESGAKGCEVIISGKLRAARAKSMKFKDGYMISSGQPVNEYIDSAVRHVLLRQGVLGIKVKIMLDWDPKGKQGPKTPLPDLVTIHQPKEDVYIRPALAAPVAEPFLAPTEVEAPVPIVA